The following proteins are encoded in a genomic region of Streptomyces sp. NBC_01723:
- a CDS encoding HNH endonuclease, with the protein MATDRSELVSYEFRKLRAQVLAESDVCIVCGHGHATAVDHIQPVSKGGARKDPDNLAPIHGNRGCPVCLRKCNNEKGDKPLAAVTQLVTSVDWFAGP; encoded by the coding sequence GTGGCCACCGACCGCAGCGAGCTGGTCTCCTACGAGTTCCGCAAGCTCCGCGCCCAAGTCCTCGCCGAGTCCGACGTGTGCATCGTCTGCGGCCACGGCCACGCCACCGCCGTCGACCACATCCAGCCCGTCAGCAAGGGCGGCGCCCGCAAGGACCCCGACAACCTCGCCCCGATCCACGGCAACCGCGGCTGTCCCGTCTGCCTCCGCAAGTGCAACAACGAGAAGGGCGACAAACCCCTCGCCGCCGTCACCCAACTGGTCACCTCGGTCGACTGGTTCGCTGGACCGTAG
- a CDS encoding terminase large subunit domain-containing protein — MTTTSETWAPPTEFAEDLYERYGLTCPPRWGTPRHPDRPSLGPKLWKVMAKLGAPPMPWQKYVSDVALELDPGTGLFAHREIGLSVSRQQGKTELTLGAQVHRAMAWPRQNIVYAAQTRGMARQRWEDEFWEKISSSDLARYARIRKSNGNEAILFPGKRSRMGITANTEKAGHGPPLDLGFIDEAFAHEDDRLEQAFSPAMLTRAMAQLWWASAGGTTKSVWLNKKREKGRELIEALFEALAEDAAAARPRAAYFEWYAPEDMDRADPATWRATLPALGYTVTEEIIAAELEKMDPAEFDRAYLNRTRKPTPPTDPNVPKAKWTGLTDADSKPVADSVALAIDVSQDRAHASIAAASLRPDGRVHVEVVARRPGTAWVVPAVTKLHKLWKPVAVAVASSGAPAGSLIDDLAAAGIESPEDKANPQRGDLAVMRAGDITEACGQLADAMNQGTLRHLDQVPLTAAVNGARTRRNGDAWQLDRTASLVDISPLCAVTFARWALLIRGPHVIEDYDIADSFA, encoded by the coding sequence ATGACGACGACCTCGGAGACCTGGGCTCCCCCGACTGAGTTCGCCGAGGATCTGTACGAGCGGTACGGGCTCACGTGCCCGCCGCGCTGGGGGACGCCACGGCACCCGGACCGTCCGTCGCTCGGGCCGAAGCTGTGGAAGGTCATGGCCAAGCTCGGCGCCCCGCCGATGCCCTGGCAGAAGTACGTCAGCGACGTCGCCCTGGAGCTGGACCCGGGCACCGGCCTGTTCGCTCACCGGGAGATCGGCCTGTCCGTCTCCCGTCAGCAGGGCAAGACGGAGCTGACCCTGGGGGCGCAGGTTCACCGGGCAATGGCCTGGCCTCGGCAGAACATCGTGTACGCGGCGCAGACCCGGGGCATGGCGCGGCAGCGCTGGGAGGACGAGTTTTGGGAGAAGATCTCCAGCTCCGACCTCGCCCGGTACGCGCGGATCCGGAAGAGCAACGGCAACGAGGCCATCCTGTTCCCCGGCAAGCGCAGCCGGATGGGCATCACGGCCAACACCGAGAAGGCCGGCCACGGCCCGCCGCTCGACCTCGGGTTCATCGACGAGGCGTTCGCCCACGAAGACGACCGGCTGGAGCAGGCGTTCTCCCCGGCGATGCTGACGCGGGCCATGGCCCAGCTGTGGTGGGCATCGGCCGGCGGCACGACCAAGAGCGTGTGGCTCAACAAGAAGCGGGAGAAGGGCCGCGAACTGATCGAGGCCCTGTTCGAGGCGCTCGCCGAGGACGCCGCAGCCGCGCGGCCGCGGGCTGCGTACTTCGAGTGGTACGCCCCGGAGGACATGGACCGGGCGGACCCGGCGACGTGGCGAGCGACGCTGCCCGCGCTCGGCTACACGGTGACCGAGGAGATCATCGCGGCCGAGCTGGAGAAGATGGACCCGGCCGAGTTCGACCGGGCCTATCTGAACCGGACCAGGAAGCCGACGCCACCGACCGACCCGAACGTGCCCAAGGCGAAGTGGACGGGCCTGACCGACGCCGACAGCAAGCCGGTCGCGGACAGCGTGGCGCTGGCCATCGACGTCTCGCAGGACCGCGCCCATGCCTCCATCGCCGCGGCCTCGCTGCGGCCGGACGGCCGGGTGCACGTGGAGGTCGTGGCCCGGCGGCCGGGGACGGCGTGGGTGGTTCCTGCCGTGACCAAGCTGCACAAGCTGTGGAAGCCGGTGGCCGTCGCGGTGGCCTCGTCGGGGGCGCCGGCCGGTTCCCTCATCGACGACCTGGCGGCCGCGGGCATCGAGTCCCCGGAGGACAAGGCCAACCCGCAGCGCGGCGACCTCGCGGTGATGCGGGCTGGGGACATCACGGAGGCGTGCGGCCAGTTGGCCGACGCCATGAACCAGGGCACGCTCCGGCACCTGGACCAGGTACCGCTGACGGCCGCCGTGAACGGGGCGCGGACGAGGCGCAACGGGGATGCCTGGCAACTGGACCGGACCGCGTCGCTGGTGGACATCAGCCCGCTGTGCGCGGTGACCTTCGCGCGGTGGGCGCTGCTGATCCGCGGGCCGCACGTCATCGAGGACTACGACATCGCGGACTCGTTCGCGTGA
- a CDS encoding phage portal protein, giving the protein MGAWSKLKGAFTREAQISSAEDLLTQGRERRSGRVHVTNDSALRNAAVWACLRLRADLVSSFPIDVYRYVNGIQVEVPKPPVLVAPGGTEVGMREWMYSTEFDLDRAGNTFGIITERSGVIGPDGRGLPGRIDLVELGSVSVRGRGRTITKYIIDGHEYEPWDVWHERQYTVAGMPLGLSPVAYAAWTIEESLSAQQFARDWFAGGAVPLAELKNNTKTVDKDGARIARENFRAAVDSSGLFVHGMDWEYKPIQAVASQSSFLEARQYGAGDIARFFGCPGDLIDVAVSGSSITYASMTQRNLQFLIMHLGPAVGRREDAFSRRLVSGPRFVKLNTDALLRMDPEARARTIGARITNRTLAPSEARALENLPPFTDDQLAEFDRLFGQRSVPTPPTNAVPGASS; this is encoded by the coding sequence GTGGGCGCCTGGTCCAAGCTGAAGGGCGCGTTCACCCGCGAGGCTCAGATCTCCTCTGCGGAGGATCTGCTGACGCAGGGGCGCGAGCGGCGTAGCGGGAGGGTGCACGTCACCAACGACAGCGCGCTCCGCAACGCGGCGGTGTGGGCGTGCCTGCGGCTGCGGGCAGACCTGGTGTCGTCGTTCCCGATCGACGTCTACCGGTACGTCAACGGCATCCAGGTGGAGGTCCCCAAGCCTCCCGTCCTGGTGGCGCCGGGCGGGACCGAGGTCGGCATGCGCGAGTGGATGTACTCCACCGAGTTCGACCTGGACCGTGCGGGCAACACCTTCGGCATCATCACCGAACGGTCGGGGGTGATCGGCCCGGACGGGCGGGGCCTGCCCGGCCGGATCGATCTCGTCGAGCTGGGCTCGGTCAGTGTCCGGGGCCGGGGGCGGACGATCACGAAGTACATCATCGACGGCCACGAGTACGAGCCGTGGGACGTCTGGCACGAGCGGCAGTACACCGTGGCGGGGATGCCGCTCGGTCTGTCGCCGGTGGCGTATGCGGCGTGGACGATCGAGGAGTCCCTGTCCGCGCAGCAGTTCGCGCGGGACTGGTTCGCCGGCGGCGCGGTGCCGCTGGCCGAGCTGAAGAACAACACGAAGACCGTGGACAAGGACGGCGCGCGGATCGCCCGCGAGAACTTCCGGGCCGCGGTCGACAGCTCGGGCCTGTTCGTGCACGGCATGGACTGGGAGTACAAGCCGATCCAGGCCGTGGCCTCGCAGTCGTCGTTCCTCGAGGCCCGGCAGTACGGAGCGGGGGACATCGCCAGGTTCTTCGGCTGCCCCGGCGACCTGATCGACGTGGCCGTGTCGGGGAGCAGCATCACCTACGCGAGCATGACGCAGCGCAACCTCCAATTCCTGATCATGCACTTGGGTCCGGCGGTGGGCCGCCGCGAGGACGCCTTCAGCCGGCGCCTGGTGTCCGGCCCCCGGTTCGTGAAGCTCAACACCGACGCGCTGCTGCGGATGGACCCGGAGGCCCGGGCCCGCACCATCGGCGCACGGATCACCAACCGCACGCTGGCCCCCTCCGAGGCCCGCGCCCTGGAGAACCTCCCGCCGTTCACCGACGACCAGCTCGCCGAGTTCGACCGGCTGTTCGGCCAGCGCTCCGTGCCTACCCCGCCCACCAACGCCGTACCGGGAGCATCGTCATGA